A window of Hevea brasiliensis isolate MT/VB/25A 57/8 unplaced genomic scaffold, ASM3005281v1 Scaf7, whole genome shotgun sequence genomic DNA:
CAATTTGTAGCTTCTAAAGATTATGAGAATAGGATTCTACAGCAAATTGCATACTATGTAGCCAGGGTATACACAACAAaagaattatatgtatgtaaaaattatacaaataaaatgtattttttggcatataaaatgtaaaaatagatttttgcaaattaaaaaataaataaaattaataataaacaaCTTGTAAATGAATTAAGTTATTTGTAAGTGATTCATACTCAATTTTAATAGACTACATATTAAACTGTGAGAATAACAATATTCAATTGGATTAATTTTAAGCAACATTTAcatgaaatataaaaatactacatttgtgactagaatgaaatatttaaattttatataattttaaataatactctataatatttaatattttacaaatttaaaattatttaaaaattaaaataaaaaatcagaTGAATATTCAATCAAATTGAGAAATGAACTATTAtttaaattgtcataattttaaCATCGATTCAATATGTGCTAACCCATATGAATGTGTCGCTttacttatgaaaaaaaaaaatacaattgcCCAAATTAATAGGCATCAAATTATGATAATATAATTTTGGTGGCAGTCAGATTTACAAAAAATAGAATTTATTTTCTCAAATTCACTTCACCTCTTCTGTTACCCCTTTAGTATAATACATTAATTATGACAAAAATcaataaacaaatttaaaaagggAAGCATGCATATAAACATTTTTCACAtatcaaacaaaaaaaaatttggcCTTTAAACCGGGGGCCTATTTGGTTCAGCCACATTATCTGATCCACCCGGTCGAGCCGAAGTCCCTTCTCCGTCATTGGCTGCCACTTTTGGCGACCTTACTGACGATGAAACTCTCGTCAAAAACGACGACGCTCTTGCTAAAAATGGTGGACCAGCACTAAAAACCCATCGGTCCGATTTAGCTCCCTGGTCCAACCGCTCAAGCCGTTTATGCTTCCCTCTACTACTTCCTCCGTCGCCTCCGGGTTTATAGCCGCTCCTTGAACTCCTTTCTCTTGAAAATACGACCATGCTCATTGTCCGGTTCAATTCCCGGTTCATTATCTGCTTCCTAACCTCAACCGGCAATCTCAGAGTGAACCGGTCTGTGTTTTCGCCCGGTTGGATCAGAGAATGCCCAGTGGAGTGTGAACGCGGAAACCTACGTGGCCTATCAGATCTTGATCCACGTGTACGGTTTCTGTTCAAAGTTTGGTTCACGCTCACAACCTCCGGCTCCGGCGCTGCCACGTGCGCATTTCCCTCGTTATCATTATGGTCGCAGACTTCTGATTCTAATTCCACTGCGACATCGTTTTGAGCTTCGAGGTCTGATTCCGGAGGTAAATCGGTGTGTTGCGGCGGCGAGTCATTGGGTTCTGGTGTCAAATTAGATCGACAAACGGGACACGTCGTGTGAGAAGCTAGCCAAACGTCTATACAGTCAGGGTGAAACACATGATCACATTTAGGTATTAAACGCAGCGTTTCATCGTCTTCAAATTCACACAAGCAAACCGCGCATTCCAGCGCCGCTTTCCCTATCTTGAGACCCTTCACTTCGGAGTATACCAAAGTCGGAAATGTCTGGATCACAGCAGGATCAAGCCCACGCGACGCGGCAGCGCGTCGGGAGCGACCACCGTTGGCTAGAGCCCGCACGCTTCCTCCGCTGCTGTTGCCGGAGCAGTGGCGTATGTAAATAGAAAAAAACCCCATTAAGAAGAGCGCAGCAATTAAGACGACGATGATTATAGCCATGGAAGGAGTAACACGTGCATAACCATACTGGTCCCGCGTGTCATCAGGTGTTTGAGCGACGGCAAACGGAATTGCAAGGAGGAAGATAATGGAGAGGGAAAAAATCCCATGTTTATGAGTGGAAAAAGTCATATCTGGAGTTGCTGAATCCCAGCTAAAGCGATCTTGAACTAAAGAGTGAATTTGAAAAATATCCTTATTCTTGCTTTTCAAGTGGCAGCGTGCAGCGGAGAGGGCATGATATGGAGAAGAAGAAATGAGTGAAAGAGGGAGAGAAGGGTAAGGGTCTAtaaatgagagagagaggagaacaagaaagaaaaatcGGGCAGTGTCGTGGGCATCAAAACATAGACTTTGAAGGATGTGGGATCCACTAGAAGGACTTTCTTCGGTATTTCGTGTCGCCAAGTGAAGGCTTACGGTCAAATATGGTGAGCCACGTGGCATGGTATCTCTTGATTGGGAACGTTCCAAGGAGCAAGGCCAAGTAACGAAATTAAATATACTAATgagaaaattacaatttagctTATATATTCTAATgaaattagttatttaattttatattttaaaaaatattttatttaatttttattaaatatttttatttttttagtaattttttttattatttatactatttatattatcatttattttttatttttaataaaattaattagttaattttatattttaaaattttttattatttaattttttattttaataaaattaattaattaatctatatattttaaaaaatatattattaaataaaaatataaattttattatatggatgttagatttgaatttattctttttttttaattttcaattactttaatattatttttatattttttctattgaaaaataaatttttttaattacttaaaaatttaaagaaattgattaatttttttgtgTAGATAATTTATATCATTTTTATCAACAGATAAAAATAAAGAGAGAAGAGAGGGAGAATAATGCGGgtgtaaagaaaaataaatataaataaaaagaaataagaaaatataagagAGAAATAAGAAAGAAGAGTATTAAGGTAGTTTAAGTATAAAAAATAGTTATAAAACTAAATAGTTAATAGAATCAAAATTTAGagattaactaaattttttttttaaatataagactaactaattaatttcaataaaatagaaTGATTAAATAATAGTTTAATTAGCATTACTAATGGAAATATTGATTGATAgactaaatagtttaataaaaataaaatacaataattaaaaatatatttttcaaaatgtaaagatcaaataattaatttcgttaaaatataaaaattaatgaatattttagtacctatttttaaaaataagggagacatacagagttgatcaaactataggggaattaaactcacgagccatactataaagttgtgggagagagttgtggagtatcgactacgtcatgatacttctatctttctcaatcaatttggtttcatgcccggtcgttcaactatggaagcgatctttcttattaaaagcttgatggagaaatatacagatgggaagaaagatctacacatggtttttattgatttggagaaggcttatgatagtgttcaaaGAAATGTTTTATGGAATATGTTAGAACAAAATAGGGTATCtattacatacaagtgttgaaagatatatatgaaggaacaactactattgtgcgcacagtgggaggggacacaagagattttccgatctcaattggattacaccaataaTCAGCCATAAGcctttacctttttacattagttttagatgaattgacgaaacatacacaagagagtattccttggtgcatgatgtttgcggatgatattgttttgatATATGAGACACGAGAaatagtcaatagaaagctagagctttggagaagtactctatagttaaagggttttaagttaagtagaacgaagacagaatacatgcattgcaagttcattgAAGGAAAAACTGGTGATAGGaaatgagttagtttgaatggagtagtactgtcccaaagtaatcactttaaatatctaggctcagtccttcaagtagatgggggatatgaggaggatgttagttataggattaaagccagatggttgaagtggagacgtgccacgggagttttatgtgatcgtaagattctcaataagttgaaaggaaaattttatcgtacagccatacgaccagctatattatatggtagtgagtgttgggcactgaaagagtcatatgcctgtaagataagagttgcagagatgagaatgttaagatgaATGAGTGgtaatactagactagataaagtccgtaatgagagtattagagaaagtataggagtggtgtcaattgaagataagttaagagaaaggagattgaggtggtttggtcatgtgaagcgtagacatacggaggctccagttaaacAAGTACAACATATTAGGTTAGAGggtagaaagaaaaaaatgggtagacctaaattaacttggatgagagtagtacaacatgacctagaagcattacacatttatgagaatttaactcaaaatcgtttagagtggagaaagcaaatTCATAGcgctgaccccaaattttttgggataaaggcttagttgagttgagttaaatttaaaatataaaaatttaatattaatttattctatagtaaatatttaaattagaaTTGATGTATGAAAAAACTAGAAAACTATTgtgtaaaaatatataattatcttttattatatatcaattattttttaatttaatatatatatatatatcgagtGAACCGTATGAACTCAAACTTTTTGTAACtgtattcaaataaaaaaattagtgtttaaatttaattactttCTTATACTAACCAATAATTGCAGTAGTTATTTAAGGCTCCATAAGCAGAGTAGGTAAGTTgttagtttttgaataaataagtaACGGTAGCTATCAATTTTAAAGGCTTCAACTTTTACTAACTATAAATAAAGGGCTGGATTCGAGGAAGGAAGCCATCTAAGATTTTTCCTTTCATtgaatttgaattaattttataaaaaaaattcacaattatttcaatgattaattactttaattactAACTCTATATATGTCAATGCCATGAAATAATGAAGGTCCAATTATTAGAGTTGTATAAAGCAaagtatttaaataaataaataaattattaattacctCATGTTATGGTTGGTTTCTATTGGAAGTATTagatttttattgaataaaataacaaatattttaatattatgaaaATGACAATAGGAGATTATATATGGAGAAAAAGTTTGGATAAAATTTGATtatttacataataatataattgATCTTGTAGTCACTTAATCCATTTATGATTTGATAGGATAATGTCTATGGGCAGCATTTTAATTCCAAGATTATATCAATTAAGGCTGCAAGCATATGATATGCAATTTTAATCAAGCTCCCTCTGTCAATTCTGGTGggtaaagaattaaataaatcggtataatatattaaatattatcacATGGGGTTCAACAAATTATACTTTAATGGTCCAAAATATTTGATACAATTTCTTTTGGATTTAGTTCTCTTGGCATTTTAAGACTTATTTcacttatttgataaaattaataagCCATTCATATCAGAATTTTAATTATAAGCTCAAATCATATGTAAAGcttatttagtataaaatttatttaatttgggggGTAATTcggtataaaatttttaaattttttaaaaaatattaaatttttatttgtttgattaGTCATATGTCTTAACTGCTTGAAAAATTAAAACTCTTAACTATATAATTAGTACCATTTAGAAAGTTACCTCTTTAGATTCATAAATAACACCCAACTAAAAGAGTTAGATAGACTTCTTGAGGAACAAGATGCCAAAAGAGGATTCATTAGGAAATGGTCAAGAAGTGGGGGAAGCTGCCACCATCACATCACATTCACAAGTTCTACCCATCATGCCAAATTGCCAATATAAGTAGGCTGCAGGCTTtatgtttaaattttattattattaatttaatttaatttatatatatttttgtcTACATTTCATGAATTGGATTGGGcactatttaaaaattttaattaatttaaaaataaatggaattaattttttttttcattctttatatataattaatgttgtttggtttgcaattaatctCCACCTATTTTATGGTAAGACAAAAACATAAGTAGTTTGTTGCATATTAATATAGCATCAAGAATTGTCCATATGAAGCTTTTGAAAtacattaattatataaaaaagtaTCAACCCCAATTGAGTTCTCACATGGAAAAGCAAATGGACAATCTTTAAATGTGCATTTTTTAAAGTTTTAATTGCCATTTTGGACATCCTATTCTCTTGCAATTTGCTCATTTTAATTTTACCCTTAACATCAAAGAGCCAAAAtagcaatataaattcaaaaccaaTGAAGGGTATCTTTGAAATTGCAATAGGAGCCAAAATGACTTTATATATAGCTTTGGCTATTCCAAGCTTATCCATGAAAATTTGAGAGCATATTAATGGAAGCCACCTCTGGTATACCTTCTAGAGTTACAAAGTCAAAAGATTTGAACAATTCAAAGTAATTTAATTgttaattgcatcatgcatgataacaTTCCAACTTTTCAATGGTATTTCAAGTTGTCTAGAAGAATTTGACTATTGAGAAACTTAactcattttcatttttccaaaatttggccACTCCTTGACTTTGAGTTCATAGTCACCACAAAAAGCACAATCACAGTGCAAGACTCTTTGATATTCATTATACTAGAAGATTCATTTAAAGAAATTTTCAAATATTAATTTTGCTGAATATAATTTTAAGTATcttttaattaacatatttaaaagtTCTTATGATTTTCCAATTGATTAAGaaatatattaaaaatcttttagttTCCACAGCAAGTTATTCTTGATGAATCATCTCAAATGCAAAGCTAGGCAAACTCTAGCTGGCTTAGTGTTAAATACAAGAATAGAATTAGAATCCACAGCAAATTAAAGTATTCAAATAGAAAGTTCTATTTCATAGGCTTCATTTCAAAGTCAATCACTTATCACTTGGTGTGAAAAGGACTCTGTCTAGCAAAAAAGAATCCAACTTTGCAAAACTCTTTTCACACTCAGCCTTTGGCCACCAACCAACAAAATTTTTAGGGCAAATTCTTTATAAAGATTTCAATTTTCCAAGATTTTCAGCTTAAGTTTTCATGCAACACTTGAAGGGCCAATAGCCCACAATCATCATGTCCATTCACTTCAAAAACAAGGCTTTTTTGAGGTTCTTGTCCAATCTCAGTAATGGGcttcaaaacaataaaaagaaattaagaaacCATCTTGTTAAATTATTTAGAAACTTGCCATCAAGATTCAAATTTTACTAatgattttttcaaaaaaaaaaaaaaaaatttactaatGAAAAGTAAAAAAAAGTTGTAAAGGAGATATACCCAtctctttagtaaattgatcatggaGTCACATCCAATGATGTTTGCAAAATTGCCATAAGTTTTCTGATCTGACAGCCAACTCCACTAATGGTGGGTACCCATTTTACAACTCAACTTGGGTCCAAAATTAGGACCTTGGGATGTGAGTTTGTAGTCTTGTACACAAAAAATCCTTAAATCTTTCACTGTTTTTGACGCCAAGTTACCCTCCAAATTCAATAATGAAATGGGTTACCCATTTTGAAACCCAAGTCGGGGTCCCATGTGCGTACCTTGGTACCTCTATATGGCTATAGCAGAAAAAAGTGAAACCTTGACCCAACTCCCACAGACCAAATGTTGCAATTGTCCAGCCAAAAGGGGCTTAGTGAGTTACCAAAAGATTGGTTGAAAATATGGGCCCATGGACCACATGGTGGATGGCccatattatttttcattttccccTTTTTGGAAGCAAGGAATTCACAGCCTACTCCTCTTTCATGGGTCTATGGAAAATCTCACTCAGATGGGGGTCACCCTCACCTCTCAAAATCCTACATTTCAATCATCTAATCACTCATTTTAAATGTTTTGCCAAAAACAGTCtctttattttgattaaattatcataaatttaatttttaatcactTATAGTTGATCGCACAATGGATTTTTACCATGTCCTGGATGTTCTGGTCCTTCACTTCAGAGAActgaaaatttattacaaataatTCAgatgttaaattaaaatttattgttggGATCATTGATTAGTTAAGTAGATAATTCAAGCTTAGAACAAGCAATTGAATTCCATAAAGTATCATATAGGAGATTTAAAATGGCCTTGAATGCTAATTATGATTCAATTGTTttgattactttaattatatatatttgttgaTAAGCAAAATTTTATTCATAACTACAAATTCAGGAAAAATTTAGCATGATATTATAATTAAACTCAGTTGATAGACTGTCATTTTACTTCCAATCAAGACCAACAGCATGCTAAGTGATAGGTTAATTATATGGGTTGTGTGTCTCAAAACCTATATATgtatagactttttttttttttttttaataaaagcatATATAATCAGACTTATCCAAGTAATCCCACATGATATGAGCCTCCAAAAGTGGGAAAGGCATCATATATTAGCAGTTTGATTGGAGGTTGTGTTGTTCATCTAATAAAAACTCCTCCAACAAATATGCATGTAGCCTCTCTCTACAAGATGATAATAGCTACCCATTGCTCAACTAAATCAATaaatttttcttcttatttttattattaattttaattaaaatttaaattttaaactttaaaattttgagaaagtattgttaatttaaaatttattaatcattcttttatttatgaaattaagagtGGAAAAATGAATAATGCATCCCTTCCTTTTGCAATGTCAACTTCAAAATTGGGGCCCATATAAAGAATTTAACAGCCTGGATATCAAAACAATGCTCTCTCTAGCTCCCACTCCCTCTCTAGGCCTAATGTGATATTTGGAAGTTTGTTTAGGTTCAAAGCAACATCATTACTAATCCTAATCCTAATCATGATGAATGATtagtaattttttgaaatttatcctttttaacttttttaccCTAACAAGCACTACTTACCTTTTTTATGATTCCAAATGGATATTATTAatattcacaattcataattttCGAGTGTTCAATTTATGAAGTCGATAATCTGAAGAATGTTTCATTTTACACGTTCAGTTCTCAAAAGAAATCTGTCAATCATAAAACAGAGATAAAAAAATACCCTGATGAATATATACATATTCGTAAAACTACATATTTCATGTTCTATCATTACACAAGTCCATTAATTTTGTTGTGATTGTAGCAATTAAAATATTCAATTTCTATCAATATTTATCATCATATAATTAAGGGCATGCATCAAATTTATCTAAAATGGATCTCATAATTGTGACCCAACATATGCAAGATAATTATTATAGTGAGATGTTTTGGAAGATTATAACACACTATTGTTTGAGGAACATAGGACCAAAGAGAGGTGTCAGCCATCAAGAAAAGAGGAAACAAATTAAAGTTGAGATCAGTACTTAATATGTATGTATGTGAAGTTGTGTACATGCTCAAAATTGGCTTGGTCGATCCATACAAATGCTACTCACTGCTCATCAACATACCTCACATTTCTAGCTGCGTTCTTGCTGCCTATACATTTCCTTTGCCAGTATGATGCACAAGCACAGAGTCGAGACTTCAAATCATACCAAAAAATAGGACAAAATGAAATTCTTTTTCCTTAAAAATAagggtttaaaaaaaaaaaagaaaattaattaggaGAAGACCTATCATCTAAGCTATGGTGTGTTGTGTATGCCGACATCGTCCATCAAAGGGAAACCAGGTTGTTTGGAATAAGTGGTTTTTGGAAGCGCCGTTGTTTGCAACTAAGAAATCAGAATTTCTCTGGATTTACATTCCCTGTGAGAGAGGGAATTGAAGAGTGACAGTCCATGAAGCTCCATCATGGAGTGGCCACGTGCACGGCTATCATGCCAACAAATTTTTGTGCTCCTCCAAACACATCATGACAAATTCCACGCTTTATGTCTTGTCTGTCTACTACTGGTTTTATCAGTTACTTGGACGGCTGCACCTGGACCCACTCCACAGTCTatttttaccctttttttttttacttaataaattttttttataaaaaattataaaatgcattccttatattaaaaaataatattatattatttatatgtgctttgaaaatattttataatttttttgttcACTCATATTTgagaatttattatttaaaaaaattaattatctgcataatttaattattaattaactcattaattttttttattaaatgaaaatattattacattttcttttcataattATTGTTGTTAATAACTTTTTCTCGATCTATTATTGTCCCACTACATCCGACTTCTTGTTGGAATGCAACAAAATAATAGTGAAATTTGTTGATGTCAATAGAATTTCATTCACCTTATTTAAcaagttaattaaatagttaaccCATTAACAAATTTAAGAGAATAGGCAACTTTATTCCCATCCAATTATAAATTAATCGTACGTAATTAGTACGTAATTATTAAAGaaagtatataaaataaattttctaggCGAAAATCATCATTTGAGAGTAATTAATTGATGCTTCCTAGTAATGCATGGCAATCAAGTGGCTTGCAAAAATTATttagtttaataataaattattaagtgCCATGTAATAATGATATGGGGTTGTTAATTTGGATTCTACTGTATATATGGAGCAAAATTTGAACCATAGATggaaaactaattaatttaagctAACCCATGCATTGATATCTCATTgatatctttaatttttaattttcacgATAATCTATAATTATATAAGGAGCAGTTTAATtagtttttctccatttttaaaatatagaaagtgaagaaatatcaaatttaagtattttatctatttattataagattatttagctttataataagaaattaaaatgatTACTTTTCACTAATTATTACTCAGTTTATTGTGTCtccattaaatttaaaaataataataatatataattctATAATTAATCACCAATGGTGGAAGGTAAAACCATATGTCAAAAGAACTTTATCCTCCCAATTCCTTTTTGTCCTTTTACAATTTTGAGGGAGAATCATATAAGCCTACCAAACAACAGTACCATTTGGTGGTCACATTTCCTTAGTGTAAGGTACCATAGAGAGAGAACTTTTGGACATATGGGCATGCAATCCAAAGAaaattattaagccttagaaaagaGGGTATCTCAGCACCTCTGGATATACCCATTAAACCTTGAGAAGAATTTGATTGGATGTAGATATAAAAACTTTTTCCTCTTAGAATcacagtaataataataataatgatgatgaaTAGCAaaggtgtgtgtatatatatgtgtgtgtgtgtgtgaacaATATAGCTATCTAGGGTTGGTGGGGCAATAAAGATAGATTTGATTGAGCATTTAGACGACAATGATTTTGCCTGTTTGTTGGAATAAAATcttgaagaaaaaagaaaaagaaaatgtttTGCTTTTTGCAGTtgat
This region includes:
- the LOC110658035 gene encoding E3 ubiquitin-protein ligase ATL31 — its product is MPRGSPYLTVSLHLATRNTEESPSSGSHILQSLCFDAHDTARFFFLVLLSLSFIDPYPSLPLSLISSSPYHALSAARCHLKSKNKDIFQIHSLVQDRFSWDSATPDMTFSTHKHGIFSLSIIFLLAIPFAVAQTPDDTRDQYGYARVTPSMAIIIVVLIAALFLMGFFSIYIRHCSGNSSGGSVRALANGGRSRRAAASRGLDPAVIQTFPTLVYSEVKGLKIGKAALECAVCLCEFEDDETLRLIPKCDHVFHPDCIDVWLASHTTCPVCRSNLTPEPNDSPPQHTDLPPESDLEAQNDVAVELESEVCDHNDNEGNAHVAAPEPEVVSVNQTLNRNRTRGSRSDRPRRFPRSHSTGHSLIQPGENTDRFTLRLPVEVRKQIMNRELNRTMSMVVFSRERSSRSGYKPGGDGGSSRGKHKRLERLDQGAKSDRWVFSAGPPFLARASSFLTRVSSSVRSPKVAANDGEGTSARPGGSDNVAEPNRPPV